One Clostridiaceae bacterium genomic window carries:
- the galT gene encoding galactose-1-phosphate uridylyltransferase, with protein sequence MSELRWNPLIKDWVMIASNRQDRPQMPKDWCPFCPGSGKVPDDYDVYKYDNDFPVLTLNPSEPHNTASKFYKTRKAYGKCEVILYSPNHKATLPELQLDQIKKLVDLWAHRFEDLMKDQQIKYIFIFENRGEIVGVTMPHPHGQIYAYPFIPKRIQLELDSSIEYYQTNGNCLFCDIIKEEVNSGKRVIFENEDFIVFLPFFTEYPYGVYIGSKNHKPNLLQFNEAERMNLARVIKETAGTFDSLFDYQFPYMMCIHQEPVNSGDLSKYCHFHIEFFPPMRSRNMQKFNASSETGAWAHANPTIPEEKAEELRKAYKKYIQRHV encoded by the coding sequence ATGTCAGAATTGCGCTGGAATCCATTAATTAAAGATTGGGTAATGATTGCATCCAACCGTCAGGACAGGCCTCAGATGCCAAAAGACTGGTGCCCTTTTTGTCCTGGATCAGGAAAGGTTCCGGATGATTATGATGTATACAAGTATGATAATGATTTTCCGGTTCTTACACTAAATCCTTCTGAACCTCATAATACGGCTTCTAAATTTTATAAAACAAGAAAAGCCTATGGAAAATGTGAAGTGATTCTATATTCACCTAATCACAAGGCCACTCTTCCTGAATTGCAGCTGGATCAGATAAAAAAGCTTGTGGATTTATGGGCTCACAGGTTTGAGGATTTAATGAAAGATCAGCAGATAAAGTATATTTTTATATTTGAAAACAGGGGAGAAATTGTAGGAGTTACAATGCCTCACCCTCACGGACAGATTTATGCTTATCCCTTTATACCAAAGAGGATCCAGTTAGAATTGGATTCATCAATTGAATACTATCAAACAAATGGAAACTGCCTGTTTTGTGATATAATCAAGGAGGAGGTAAATTCCGGAAAGAGAGTTATATTTGAAAATGAGGATTTTATTGTATTTCTTCCTTTTTTTACTGAATATCCTTATGGTGTATATATTGGAAGTAAAAATCATAAGCCAAACCTTTTGCAATTTAATGAAGCTGAAAGAATGAATCTGGCAAGAGTTATTAAAGAAACAGCTGGAACCTTTGATTCACTTTTTGATTATCAGTTTCCATATATGATGTGTATTCATCAAGAACCTGTAAATAGTGGCGACCTAAGTAAGTACTGTCATTTTCATATAGAATTCTTCCCGCCTATGCGTTCAAGGAATATGCAAAAGTTTAATGCTTCCAGTGAAACTGGTGCATGGGCTCATGCAAATCCTACCATACCTGAGGAAAAGGCAGAAGAATTGCGTAAGGCATATAAAAAATACATACAAAGACATGTGTAA
- a CDS encoding amidohydrolase, which translates to MSNEYFKHLFEASDKHRDMVLAAERFIWQNPETGYREWKTSAYLEKEFTKLGYTLKKAGNIPGFYTDIYTGKPGPTVLVFGELDSLICRDHPEADPETGAVHSCGHNAQCAALLGVAAALRANGALDGLCGTIRLCAVPAEELIELGYREELRRQGIIKYFGGKVEFLYRGYFDDVDLALMVHTSNLSKKFLSRKGSIGCITKTIIYRGKAAHAGGAPQNGINALYAATLGLQAINSIRETFIDNDHIRVHPIITKGGNAVNAIPNEVVLESYIRGLTIDAILNVNKKVNRALAGAAVCIGAKVEIIDRPGYMPLINDENLKSIAEEAMSAVVPKNEISIVDEIGTGCTDMGDISAVMPAVHPYAAGASGQGHGNDYFITDPELACMNSAKMQLAMLKILLSNNAEKAKEVIAKKNPPFKSYAEYFKVLDQIFQDKDAVTYNEDETILIS; encoded by the coding sequence ATGAGTAACGAATATTTTAAACATCTTTTCGAGGCGTCAGATAAACATCGTGATATGGTCTTAGCTGCAGAGAGGTTCATCTGGCAGAATCCCGAAACAGGTTACAGAGAATGGAAGACTTCAGCTTATCTGGAAAAAGAATTTACCAAGTTGGGTTATACTTTGAAAAAAGCAGGCAATATTCCAGGCTTTTATACTGACATTTATACAGGAAAGCCTGGACCTACGGTACTTGTATTTGGAGAATTGGATTCACTGATATGCCGCGACCATCCTGAGGCAGATCCTGAAACGGGTGCTGTTCATTCCTGCGGACATAATGCACAGTGTGCTGCATTGCTGGGAGTAGCAGCTGCCTTAAGAGCTAATGGTGCACTGGACGGCCTTTGTGGCACTATAAGATTATGTGCTGTTCCCGCAGAGGAACTTATCGAACTGGGATATCGTGAAGAGTTGAGAAGACAAGGCATAATAAAGTATTTTGGGGGTAAAGTTGAGTTTTTATACCGGGGATATTTTGACGATGTTGATTTGGCATTGATGGTACATACCAGTAATCTTTCAAAGAAATTTTTGTCCCGGAAGGGAAGCATAGGCTGTATAACAAAAACAATTATTTATAGAGGTAAGGCAGCTCACGCAGGAGGGGCCCCTCAAAATGGCATAAACGCTCTTTATGCTGCAACACTTGGCCTGCAGGCAATAAATTCCATCAGGGAAACATTCATTGATAATGATCATATACGTGTTCATCCTATTATAACAAAGGGTGGAAACGCAGTTAATGCAATCCCAAATGAAGTTGTTCTGGAAAGCTATATTCGAGGTTTGACAATAGATGCTATTTTGAACGTAAATAAAAAAGTAAACCGTGCCCTTGCCGGGGCAGCAGTGTGCATAGGTGCAAAAGTTGAAATTATTGACCGCCCGGGTTATATGCCGCTTATAAATGATGAAAACCTTAAAAGTATCGCAGAAGAGGCAATGAGTGCAGTTGTTCCCAAGAATGAAATTAGCATAGTAGATGAAATCGGAACAGGATGTACGGATATGGGAGATATATCTGCAGTTATGCCTGCAGTTCATCCGTATGCTGCCGGTGCTTCAGGACAAGGCCATGGCAACGATTATTTCATAACAGACCCGGAGCTGGCTTGTATGAATTCAGCAAAAATGCAGCTTGCCATGCTGAAGATTCTTCTTTCCAATAATGCTGAGAAAGCTAAAGAAGTTATAGCCAAGAAGAATCCTCCCTTTAAATCCTATGCTGAATATTTTAAAGTGCTGGATCAAATTTTCCAGGATAAAGATGCCGTAACTTACAATGAGGATGAAACAATTTTGATATCATAA
- a CDS encoding Glu/Leu/Phe/Val dehydrogenase, whose translation MSKVYNPYANMLEVLENAAKKLGLHENEYAELKYPERELKVSLPVKMDDGSIKVFEGYRVQHSTVRGPAKGGIRYFHDVNSDEVRALAAWMSLKCAVVDVPYGGAKGGIKVNPRELSKGELERLTRKYTSAISPIIGPYKDIPAPDVGTNAEVMGWIMDTYSAITGEDSKGVVTGKPIELGGSLGRKEATGRGVMFAILEILEKLGIETKGTKVAVQGIGNVGIYAAKLLYKEGFKIVAISGSTGGIYNENGLDIDELESKIDKVSREELFNEFVAKGAKYITNEELLLCDADILIPAALENQINEEIAFKLKAKIIAEGANGPTTIEADKILEERGIKVIPDILANAGGVVVSYFEWVQNLQHLYWDEDEVNNKLHKVMKKAFNEVWNMAEEKNTSLRMAAYMVAIDRIVKAKKYRGVFL comes from the coding sequence ATGAGCAAAGTTTACAACCCGTATGCAAATATGCTAGAAGTTTTAGAAAATGCTGCAAAAAAATTGGGATTACATGAAAATGAATATGCAGAACTAAAGTACCCTGAAAGAGAATTAAAGGTATCGCTGCCTGTAAAAATGGATGATGGCAGTATTAAAGTATTCGAAGGTTACAGGGTTCAGCATTCCACGGTTAGAGGTCCCGCAAAAGGTGGAATCCGCTATTTCCATGATGTTAACAGCGATGAAGTAAGAGCATTGGCCGCCTGGATGTCACTGAAATGTGCTGTAGTTGATGTACCTTATGGCGGTGCAAAAGGAGGTATAAAAGTTAATCCTCGTGAACTTTCGAAAGGTGAATTGGAGAGACTTACAAGGAAATATACTTCGGCTATTTCACCGATAATTGGACCTTATAAGGATATACCCGCTCCAGATGTTGGAACAAATGCTGAGGTTATGGGCTGGATAATGGATACTTACAGTGCCATAACCGGTGAAGATTCAAAGGGAGTAGTGACAGGAAAGCCAATTGAACTCGGGGGCTCTTTAGGGAGAAAAGAAGCTACCGGAAGAGGAGTTATGTTTGCAATACTGGAAATCCTTGAAAAACTTGGTATTGAAACAAAAGGAACAAAGGTAGCTGTACAGGGAATAGGTAATGTAGGAATTTACGCTGCAAAACTTTTATACAAAGAAGGTTTTAAGATTGTAGCTATAAGTGGTTCAACTGGAGGCATATATAATGAAAATGGCCTTGATATTGATGAATTGGAAAGCAAAATTGATAAAGTCAGCAGAGAAGAATTATTTAACGAATTTGTAGCAAAAGGTGCAAAATATATAACTAATGAAGAACTACTTTTATGTGATGCGGATATTCTTATTCCAGCTGCTCTGGAAAACCAGATAAATGAAGAAATTGCTTTCAAGCTTAAAGCAAAGATAATAGCTGAAGGAGCAAATGGCCCAACAACCATTGAAGCTGATAAAATACTTGAAGAAAGAGGAATAAAGGTTATTCCTGATATTCTTGCCAATGCAGGTGGAGTAGTAGTATCATATTTCGAATGGGTGCAGAATCTCCAGCACTTATACTGGGATGAGGATGAAGTAAATAACAAGCTTCATAAAGTGATGAAAAAAGCATTCAATGAAGTATGGAACATGGCTGAAGAAAAGAACACCTCATTAAGAATGGCAGCTTACATGGTTGCAATTGACAGGATTGTGAAGGCGAAGAAATACCGTGGAGTTTTTCTGTAA
- a CDS encoding SAM-dependent methyltransferase, with translation MILSDKWKDYELIDAGDGEKLERWGKYLLRRPEPQAIWPIKDSGGRWEKIHAHYHRSESGGGKWEYKTSIPEKWIIKYGNLSFYIEPTGFKHTGLFPEQASNWDWIEDIIKNSERKINVLNLFAYTGGATVAAAHAGADVCHVDAAKGMVSRAKENLNLSGLSDRHVRFIVDDVVKFVKREIRRGNKYDGIIMDPPSYGRGPKGELWKIEDELYGLIELCMEVMSNKPLFFLVNSYTSSISPTVIKNILLMTVKKKYGGKVVSDELGLPVTSTGLVLPCGITARWYI, from the coding sequence ATGATTTTATCTGATAAATGGAAAGACTATGAACTTATTGATGCAGGAGACGGTGAGAAACTAGAACGATGGGGAAAATACTTATTAAGACGGCCTGAACCTCAGGCTATATGGCCAATAAAAGATAGCGGGGGACGGTGGGAAAAGATTCATGCCCACTATCATAGAAGCGAAAGCGGAGGAGGAAAGTGGGAATATAAAACTTCTATTCCTGAAAAATGGATTATAAAGTACGGTAATTTGTCTTTCTATATAGAACCAACCGGTTTCAAACATACAGGACTATTCCCGGAGCAGGCTTCTAATTGGGATTGGATTGAAGATATAATTAAGAATTCAGAAAGGAAAATAAATGTATTGAACCTTTTTGCCTATACCGGAGGTGCAACAGTGGCAGCAGCCCATGCTGGTGCCGATGTATGCCATGTTGATGCGGCCAAAGGTATGGTAAGCAGGGCAAAGGAGAATCTTAATTTATCCGGATTATCGGACAGACATGTAAGGTTTATTGTAGATGATGTAGTTAAATTTGTAAAAAGGGAAATAAGAAGAGGCAATAAATACGATGGTATTATAATGGATCCTCCTTCATATGGCAGGGGACCAAAAGGAGAATTGTGGAAGATTGAGGATGAGCTTTATGGTTTAATAGAACTATGTATGGAGGTTATGTCAAATAAACCTTTATTCTTCCTGGTTAATTCATATACCTCCAGTATCTCCCCTACGGTGATAAAAAATATATTGTTAATGACTGTAAAAAAGAAATACGGCGGAAAAGTTGTATCAGATGAACTGGGATTACCTGTTACATCTACGGGACTTGTGCTACCCTGTGGAATTACTGCAAGATGGTACATTTAA
- a CDS encoding RluA family pseudouridine synthase translates to MYVSGGIGLNIKIIYEDNHLLVVEKPVNMLSQEDETGDPDILSILKQDIKIRYNKPGNVYLGLVHRLDRPVGGAMVFAKTSKAASRLSEQIRTGKFMKYYLAVINGRPDKEKDRLEDYLVKDKAKNIVYVVDKENKEGKKAVLEYKVFECKYALSLVEIKLLTGRPHQIRVQFANMGHPLYGDQKYGNEETQQKRQIALWSNKIILQHPTTKEEMEFTSFPPEESPWNLFDKLTSQKI, encoded by the coding sequence ATGTATGTTTCAGGGGGAATTGGTTTGAATATTAAAATCATATATGAAGATAATCATTTACTTGTAGTTGAAAAACCTGTCAATATGCTTTCTCAGGAGGATGAAACAGGAGATCCCGATATACTGAGTATATTAAAACAAGATATAAAAATAAGGTATAACAAACCTGGTAATGTATATCTCGGACTTGTTCACAGACTGGACAGGCCGGTAGGGGGTGCAATGGTATTTGCCAAGACTTCCAAGGCAGCTTCTAGATTATCGGAACAGATAAGGACAGGCAAGTTTATGAAGTATTATCTTGCAGTAATAAACGGAAGACCGGATAAGGAGAAAGACAGGCTGGAAGACTATCTTGTCAAAGATAAAGCAAAAAATATTGTTTATGTAGTTGATAAAGAGAATAAAGAAGGAAAAAAAGCAGTCCTGGAATATAAAGTTTTTGAATGTAAATATGCTCTTAGCCTCGTTGAAATTAAGCTTCTAACAGGGCGTCCCCATCAGATAAGAGTGCAATTTGCAAATATGGGACATCCTCTCTATGGAGATCAGAAATATGGAAATGAGGAAACCCAGCAAAAAAGGCAAATTGCTTTGTGGTCAAACAAGATTATTCTGCAACATCCTACCACTAAGGAGGAAATGGAATTTACAAGCTTTCCGCCTGAAGAAAGCCCATGGAACTTATTTGACAAACTTACCTCACAAAAAATTTAA
- a CDS encoding L-lactate permease gives MWQPDMPFENIFLTTIVALIPIIWIFFGMLKLHMPSQYAGITSLVFCAAIAALVWKMPAKHIIESVIEGIAVALWPIIWVIFTAIFTYNLSIASGSMNIISRMLSSISEDIRVQALIIAFAFGGFLEAAAGFGTAVAIPASILIALGFQPMKATIISLAALVIWAKLFPVKKPLTFNKEIKTFQSNNNPVSFNEGIKAWSPYIFILVLVLATRLVPALGFLSKYPFEITLRFYSGAGGKPVSFPLLTSPGSIIIISAVLGGLLQGVPIKEMLSVAMKTLRQTSNTVLTVTSIVSLAKLMGYSGMSSVVASSLSILTGRFFPLISPAMGALGTFITGSDTSSNVLFGELQKQTAIRINANAGWITAANATGATAGKMISPQSIAIATSSTGLKGYDGKILRETIKYALIFVVLLGIIVFGFQYF, from the coding sequence ATGTGGCAACCTGATATGCCTTTTGAAAATATATTTCTTACTACAATTGTTGCACTTATACCAATAATCTGGATTTTTTTCGGCATGCTGAAACTACATATGCCATCACAATATGCTGGCATAACTTCTTTAGTTTTTTGTGCAGCAATTGCTGCATTAGTATGGAAAATGCCTGCAAAACACATAATAGAATCAGTGATAGAGGGTATTGCAGTAGCTTTATGGCCCATTATATGGGTTATATTTACTGCCATTTTTACATATAACTTGTCAATAGCAAGCGGCTCTATGAATATTATCAGTAGGATGCTTTCAAGTATTTCAGAGGATATAAGGGTGCAAGCATTAATTATAGCTTTTGCCTTCGGAGGCTTTCTTGAGGCTGCTGCAGGTTTTGGAACTGCTGTTGCAATACCCGCCAGCATATTAATAGCTTTGGGATTTCAGCCCATGAAAGCTACAATCATATCTCTTGCTGCCCTGGTCATATGGGCAAAGCTATTTCCTGTTAAAAAGCCATTGACTTTTAATAAGGAAATTAAAACCTTCCAGTCTAATAATAATCCAGTTAGTTTCAATGAGGGAATAAAAGCTTGGAGTCCCTATATATTTATTCTTGTTTTGGTTTTGGCAACAAGACTAGTACCAGCACTGGGATTTCTAAGTAAATATCCTTTTGAAATAACTTTACGATTTTACTCTGGAGCAGGTGGGAAGCCTGTATCATTTCCTCTATTAACATCGCCTGGTTCAATAATAATTATTTCTGCAGTTCTTGGAGGACTACTGCAGGGAGTTCCAATTAAAGAAATGCTCTCAGTGGCAATGAAGACTCTCAGGCAAACGTCAAATACAGTATTAACAGTTACATCGATAGTATCTCTTGCCAAACTTATGGGGTATAGCGGTATGAGCTCTGTGGTTGCTTCAAGTTTATCAATATTAACTGGGCGGTTTTTTCCTTTAATATCTCCTGCAATGGGAGCTCTGGGAACTTTTATTACAGGAAGTGATACATCCTCCAATGTTCTGTTTGGGGAACTCCAAAAGCAAACAGCCATCAGGATAAATGCCAATGCAGGGTGGATAACGGCAGCCAATGCAACTGGTGCAACTGCAGGAAAAATGATATCACCTCAGAGTATTGCAATAGCTACTT
- a CDS encoding AraC family transcriptional regulator: MIEKFYINNPSHTDLNMYRCGIEECSPGYTWGPAVRDHYIIHYILEGCGTYIVNGKKYDLKKYDGFLICPHTVVCYRADNNNPWIYSWVGFHGIKAESYLKQANLTLDNPVFRYERDNTLEDCLKRMIETKTLSKSREIMLLGLLYEFLSCLIEYAPDNTNYRKDKKELYVKKAVEYIAMNYSRKITIDEISKYVGLDRSYLYSIFKNTISLSPQEYLIKFRIEKACELMEYSSLSICGISHSVGYEDQLLFSKTFKKVKGFSPSEFQKKIKEKKN; the protein is encoded by the coding sequence ATGATTGAAAAATTCTATATCAATAATCCCTCTCATACTGATTTAAATATGTATCGATGTGGGATTGAGGAATGCTCTCCCGGATACACATGGGGACCTGCTGTCAGGGATCACTATATTATACATTATATTCTTGAAGGATGCGGAACCTATATTGTTAATGGCAAAAAATATGATCTAAAAAAATATGACGGTTTTCTTATCTGCCCTCATACCGTTGTTTGTTACCGTGCTGATAATAATAATCCCTGGATATATTCCTGGGTGGGTTTTCATGGTATAAAGGCAGAATCTTATTTAAAACAGGCAAATCTAACCTTAGATAATCCTGTTTTTAGATACGAAAGGGATAACACTCTTGAAGATTGCCTGAAGCGAATGATTGAAACTAAAACACTTTCAAAAAGCAGGGAAATAATGCTCCTTGGACTTCTCTATGAATTCTTGTCCTGCCTTATAGAATATGCTCCTGACAATACCAATTATAGAAAAGACAAAAAAGAACTTTATGTAAAAAAAGCTGTTGAATACATAGCCATGAATTATTCAAGAAAAATAACCATAGATGAAATTTCAAAATATGTCGGCCTTGATAGAAGCTATCTTTATTCTATCTTTAAAAATACAATTTCCCTTTCTCCACAGGAATACCTGATTAAATTTCGCATAGAAAAGGCTTGTGAATTAATGGAGTATAGCAGTCTTAGCATATGCGGTATATCCCATTCTGTAGGTTATGAAGATCAGCTGCTGTTTTCAAAAACCTTTAAGAAAGTCAAGGGATTTTCGCCTAGCGAATTTCAAAAAAAAATTAAGGAAAAAAAGAATTAA
- a CDS encoding galactokinase — protein MSSTVVIRKRKDRIINLRATDLEGVLVSAPLDELEDYKNLKWGNYQLGVASELQKAGYKLTGCDMLFHDTVPLGSGLSSSAAIELATAIALVTLSNEENNIREEIDKIKLAKICQDAEHNFIGVKCGIMDQFASAMGKSNHAILLDCRSLFYRLVPFSLKGYKIVISNTMKKRSLAAIKYNERRSECEEGLEILKKYIPGITCLGDITIKQFEDYKHLIDNVTVRRRVEHVIYENDRVLMAVQALEQGNPEKFGSLMIQSHDSLRDLYEVTGEELDCLKEAALAVEGVLGSRMTGAGFGGCTISVVKNSAVETFLEQVGKRYFEKTGLKAEFYISEIGDGAREIKC, from the coding sequence ATGTCTTCGACAGTAGTCATAAGAAAGAGGAAAGACAGGATAATTAATTTACGGGCCACTGACCTTGAAGGAGTACTGGTCAGTGCGCCACTGGACGAACTTGAAGATTACAAAAACTTAAAGTGGGGTAATTATCAACTGGGTGTAGCCAGTGAACTGCAAAAAGCCGGATATAAACTCACCGGCTGTGATATGCTGTTTCATGATACAGTACCACTAGGAAGCGGCTTGTCTTCTTCTGCCGCAATAGAGCTGGCTACTGCTATAGCTTTGGTAACACTCAGCAATGAAGAAAATAACATAAGGGAAGAAATTGATAAGATAAAGCTTGCTAAAATATGCCAGGATGCAGAGCATAATTTTATTGGAGTAAAATGCGGCATAATGGATCAGTTTGCTTCAGCTATGGGAAAATCAAATCATGCAATATTACTGGATTGCAGAAGTCTGTTCTACAGGCTTGTGCCATTTTCCCTGAAAGGTTATAAGATAGTAATTTCAAACACTATGAAAAAGAGAAGCCTTGCGGCAATCAAATATAACGAAAGAAGAAGTGAATGTGAGGAAGGCCTGGAGATTCTAAAGAAATACATACCAGGGATCACCTGCCTTGGAGACATTACAATTAAGCAGTTTGAGGATTATAAACATTTAATAGATAATGTCACAGTAAGAAGAAGAGTTGAACATGTCATTTATGAAAATGACAGGGTGCTTATGGCTGTTCAGGCTCTTGAACAAGGTAATCCTGAAAAATTTGGTTCTCTCATGATTCAATCCCATGATTCTTTAAGGGATCTTTATGAAGTAACAGGAGAAGAACTGGATTGCTTAAAGGAGGCAGCTCTTGCTGTAGAAGGAGTACTGGGCTCCAGGATGACTGGCGCTGGATTTGGAGGATGTACAATAAGTGTAGTTAAGAATAGTGCTGTAGAAACATTTTTAGAACAGGTTGGCAAGAGGTATTTTGAAAAAACAGGCTTAAAAGCCGAATTCTATATTTCAGAGATTGGCGATGGCGCAAGGGAAATAAAATGTTAA